The Cynocephalus volans isolate mCynVol1 chromosome 16, mCynVol1.pri, whole genome shotgun sequence DNA segment GGTCACTGACTGCTCTCTGGCCCCCTGCCCAGAGTCAGTGCCCACAGGgtcaggaaacaaaaacaaaagcactgGGGGGCTGGACCAAAGAACCACTTCCCACCCACTCAGTTGTCCCTCCAGCACCCCAACCTCACTTTCTGCTTCCTGAAGCCCTGCCAAGGACATTTTTGTGCACCAAGTCCCAGAACCCATCTGGGattcccagctcagcccagcccccaccagaACCTTGGGCAAGGACCCCCCTCCATGCTCTATCCCCTCCTTTCCATGTTAGATGAAGGGAGGTAAGTGGCTGGAAGGCCAGACTGCAGTCTTCTGCTGGAGAGCACTTCAGACGCCTGGCTGGGAGCAGAGGCTTCTTACCCTTATCAGGGGAGCTAAAGTGTGGATTGGTGAGGTAGAGGCACATGTTCCCACTAGGGtggagacccccccccccccagccttgCACCAGGAGGAGAGGCTGCAGGCAAAAAGTAGGGAGGTGGGGAGCCAGAGTGACCTCCCCACAGCATCCCGGGCTAGGCCACCAACAGTATCTCAGAGGTAAGACCCCGAGGCTTGGCTTCAAGATCAAAGGATGGGGAAGACTGGAGCTGGAGGTCAGAAGGTCCTTGAGGGATCTGTCTTTCCTACAAGCTGGCCCCATGCCTGCCCCAGGAAGAGTCTGGAGGGGCTCCCCCAGCTTTGAGCACAAGTCAGGGTACAGGGACATGGCCCTGTTTTTCCCACCCTCACCTTCCTCCCCCCAACTCTGACTGCTGAGCACAATGACAACGGTGACTTCCTGAAGAGATCACATAGAAAAGTGCCGAGTGCGGCGGGTGGGAGCCAAAAAGTGCCTCCTCAACAGATTTCACCCTCCGCAGAAGGCCTGAACTCAGCACAAGTGCAGCCAATCGCCTTCGAATCAAAGGTGCAGGATGCCTgtgcttgggggggggggaggggggcgggcCTCTGCAAAGCGGGTGCTTCTAGCCCCCTGGCTTGGCCTCTGACAAGTGGGAGACAGCCTCTGGGGACAGGCTGAGAGGGATGCTTAGAGCATCTTTGGGAGCCAGAAGAAGGGGATCTTGGAGGCTGGATCAAGGAGAAGCTGCCCCTACCACAGCCCTCCTCCCAGTCCTGAAGGATGCTCGGAGCTGGGGCCCAGCCAGCCTTCGCCCTCCTCTTCCCTAGAGGCAGGGATGGTCACAAGGGCTCCAATCCACCAAGGTACCCTGGGTCACCCACTCAGGCTACGAGCCAGGAAAGGGAAGGCAGTTCAGACAGCTCCCTGCCTTCCCCTGGTCGCTCCTTCACCCCGGCCTGCATACCCTAGGGGCCAAAACAATCTCCCGGCAGGCGTGGCCCTGATTCACCCACCCTTCAGACCACCTCCTTCAGAACCACACTTAGTTTCCCCTGAAGCACGGGTGACTGAGGAGTCTTAAAGAGACACACTCCAGGACACTGCATATCCCTAGGGCATAAATTCCAGCCCAAGGATGAGCTGAAGTGTAAAGGCATCTGGCATCTGTAAGCTCCAGCATGACTGTGAAGGTGTGTGTGGAGAGGGGACCATCCCTGGGGACAAACCACAAGGTCAGCCTAACTAGCCATGAACTCCAGGGCAAGGGAAGCAGTAGGGACGGGTGAGCTCCCATCTACCTCCGACCCCCAGGCAACACCACCCTCAGGCTGTCACTTCCCAGTCCCAGGCTGGCTGGGCACCTCCAGGCCACAGTCTCCTGACTAACTTCGTGCCACACTGAGACCCCAACCACCTCAGGTGGGAACGACTTTGGGGGTGACTGGAGATTACGTTCCCCCCCCATGCTGTCCACACCAGTCCATCTGCTGCACCCCAAAGGCTAGGCATTCTCACAGCTCCCACCTCCCGCAGCCTCAACGCAGACTCCAAGGCCGGCCTCACAGGGGAGCAGGACGCCTGGCTCCCCTGCAGTCAGGTCCTGCCTCCCATTCGCAATTTCCTGGTGGAGCTGCTCCTGCTTCCTCCCGGCCCTGCGCACCGTCACCCAGGACCCggtacacacacacccctctcccACTGCCGCCCTCCCGGGCCAGGGTGTATCCTTCGCTTCTCCGCCCTGGGGCTGCCCAGCCTGGACAGCCAGACCAGTCACAGGGAGGGCCTGCTTCCGAGCCCGGCCGGCCCGGCCCACCGAGGCTCCTCCCCTCCCGTCTCTCAGAGAACTATTTCCCGGTTGGGGGAACTGCCCCAGACGTGGGACGGGGACCAGCTGCCCGAGAAGGGCTGCCTGGGAGGGAATGGGCAGGCCGGGGCTCCACCTTCCAGCGCGGGAGCAAACTTGCAATGAGCCCCTACACTTCCTCCGCACGCACCCCTGCCTTCAACTCACACGTTCGGCCCAAACTTAAACCGGCGCCCCCAAGCCCCAGGGCCGGCCCCTTCGCCTCCGCCCCGCGGtctccctgcccccccaccccgctTCCCGGCCTTCCAGCCCCAGGCCCCGCTGCAGTCCCCCGGGCGTCGGCGTGAGCAGCGGGTGACCTCATGCTGATGACTCAGCAAGTCTCCCTCCGGGCTCTGGCACGCGAGTGACGGAGCCGGAGCCGGCGCCGGCGCGCGCGGGGTCTTCCCTGCCGCCCCCCGCGCGCCGGAGCCGCCGGCACGGACACCTGATGAATCAGCAGCTCCGGGCCGGGCCGCCGGGCGCCCCGCTCgaccccaccctctcctcccGCCAACCCGGCCGCCCCTCCCGCCGGCCCCCGCCTCCACGCGTCAGCTCCACGCGCGCCCCGCGCCGGGCCTCCGCCGTCGCCCGCGGCCCACCCTGGCACCCCCGGCGGCAGAGGCCGGGAGTCGGTTCCCGGTCagtggggaaaccgaggcacaggcCGTCCGTAGGGCGCGCGGCGGCCTCCAGGCCGGGCCCCGCCGCGCGCCCCCGGAGCgccggccccagccccggctcCCGGCGCGCTCCGCCGCCGCCCGGGCCCGCTCGACCGGCCGCCACCGCACTCACCACACTGCGGGCCCGGCGGGCTGAGGCCGGGACGGGGCGTGTGCTCCGAGGCCGCCGGGGCTGGAGCCGGCGCGAGGGGTCCGGGCCCGGGACTCGGGGGTGTTGGCCGCCTGCGCGGGCCGGGCCGAGCGCGCTGGGAAGGCCGGGCCGGACCAGGCTCGGgatccgccgccgccgccgccgctccacAGACGTCACATGATGTTTGGTCACGTGGGCTCCATTCATGAAGCGGCGCCGCGGCCGGCCGAGCTTAAAGGGGAAGGCGCGGCGGCGGCGACCgtgcgggggggggggaataCGCTGCATCGCGCCTGCGCGCTCGGCGCCGTCGCTCCTGGCAACGCGCGCCGCGCCCTGCGTCCGGCGGGGTCTCGCGGGACTGGCCAGGGCGCGCGCCCCGGGTCGGGCCGGCCCCGCCCcgctcccccccgccccccccccgggTCTGCAGGCGGGCGGCTGGGTTTCCCGTCTCGGCCGCCTCTCCGGACCCTGGGTGCACACGCTCCCGGAGGCCCTGTTCCCACTCTCCGGGACCGGTGTGGAATGGGACGGTCCTACGGTGCCTACTAGGGGCAGCTCTTTGCGCGCAGCCCCGCAAGGTGCACCCGGGTGATGCCACGGGCTCCGAGAGGGTGCAGAGCCACGATTCCAGCTCAGGTGTACCGTAGTCCTCGCAGGACACCTCGACTGTTGCGCCTGTATTCCCCCGATGGCCCAAACCGAGAGATCAGCTCGGGGACGAGAACTCGGGAGGCTCCTGCAGCGGCGTGTGTCGCGCCCTAGGCGCGCGGTTGGATGGAGAGCTGTCGGTCCAGCTGCGCCTCTGCTTTTCTGTTTCATCGGCAGCTGTGTCGATCGTTCTGGGTCCCTTTCTGCTTCTGCCCTTTCTGTGAGGAGACCTCGCTGCTGTCGAAAATTCCCAGAGAAAGAGGCGATGGAGGGAAGAATGGATGTCAGAGAGATACAACTTCTACTTCCAATTTCTGTCCTTTCTACTCAGCCCTCGTCCGTTCTCATGTGTGAAGCCAGGAAGGGTGACCCACCCTGCCAGGCAGGTGAGAGGGCATGGAAGGAGAAGGAGGGACAGGCTGTGGGGTCCTCGTGGGGTTCAGCGACACTGAATGATGAAGTGTGACAGAGGCCACCCAGGAACCCCCAGAGCCCTGGGCTGAAAACGCGTCAGAAGCGTCACTCGGCCGGTGCCTGGCAGACACCAGGAACTTCCCTGAGTCCCACAGCACACTGGCACCGTCTGCTCTGCAGGGCTGTGCGTGGTTCCTTGTGGTAGTGGATAGGGACCTTTGTCTTTGTCCCCCTGCATTGGGTGGAGCCCGGGTCCCCCAGAATATGGGCCTTAATGTGCTCTTTGCATCCTGCTCACCACTGGGTACTGGCTGTAGGAGCGTGCCTGAGCCATTCTCCTCGTTCTGCTCAGCAGGACGTCAAGTCAGGGCGTCCTAGGCTGTGAGGGCTGAGTCCATGCAACAGGGACCTGGCGGGTCACACAGTCACATCAGGACCCGTCTGTTGACTGACTTCTCCCTGTCCTCGGTGCTGTGCAACTTAGGCTGAAACACGGGTGATTGCTTCCGGAGCTGGGGTGGACGTCCATCAGACTAATCCCCACTCACGTTCCCACACCCCTGACTCCATGCTCCCCCTGGGATCAAGTCTGGCTCTCACTTACGCATTGGAGGAGACTGAGAAGATAACGTATGGGTCATCTTTGCTGCCATGCTCCCTTCCACTCTTGAGAAGgagtctcctcttcctccttgctGGGCACAGTGGTGGGGTGCTGTCCCTCTGTCCCCTGGGACCCGTGTGGAGGACACTCCAGGGGCAACCCAGGCTCCTTTGCTGCCCCTGTACCCCAGAATCTTTTGGGGGTGGATAGGGTCCTGAGCACCCTAGAGTAGCAGAAGGTGTTCTGTTTGCTTgctgagggagaggaggtgccacaTTGAAACAGTCCAAACAGCTAAAACCCAGGACCGGTCTCTGAGTCCAGGTAGAAGGCCCAAGAGGTGGGGTGCTGAGTCCAGCTAGAGGGCCCTGCAGCTGTTGAGGGGCAGAGCTGGTCCTGGCATGCAGGAAATGAAGTTTAGGAGGTGCAGAGAAGGCTGGACCAGTGATCCAGGACTGCTTATCTATCCCTGAGAGGCAGCTCTCAAAGCTGGTCATGGAGTTGCCTGCGAGGACTGAAGGGATGCCCCAAAATGTATAGGACTCTCTGGCAGTACTGTTTTTGACCGAATAGCCCCTTAGCCACTCTGGTGGCCTTGTCTGCTTTGGATCAAGCCAGGGTGCACCACTAGTTCCAGGGGAAAATGTCGCAGGCCCTGTATGGTAGCCAGCCAGGAGACTCTAGGACAGGTGAGGAGATCTATATGCCAGGACTAGCCCGCCACAGTCCCTTTCCAGGCTGGGCTGCACCTTGCCCTCCATGGAGCTGACCTAGGACCCTGTTGGCTCCTCCTGAAGAGCAGCAGGTCCCAACCAGGAGGCTGAGGGTGCATGGGACATGGCTGGTGTCCACACCCAGGCAGGCAACCGGCCCTGCTCTCCCAGGTCTCCAGTCCAGGACCCTCCCAGGGTGGACATCTCCCTTCTCTGCCTGGCCGACTAGAGCCTCAGCCGGGCCTGCACAAGGACCATGGAGAGGGATCAGCCTGGCATGGAAAGGACTGGCAGAGGCGGGCAGGGCAAGGGCCCCCACCAGGCAGGCTGATTCCAGCCAGGTCAATTCCAATCAGGAAACCGAGGCAGGAGTTGCACCAAACAGAGGAGCAGTGAGACTCACTCCAAGCTCTGCCCCGTTTTGGCAGGTGGTTTCCAGGACTGTGAGGTGTCAGAGCTGTCAGTGACAGGGGCTGGGAAAGCACCGTCCAGCTGACCCTTGGCCAGTGGGGCCCCTGGGATGCCTCCTTTGTGTGGCAGCTTTTTGACACTTCCTCGCTGGCATTTGTGGCCTCTGGCCCCCAGAGCCATCTCCCTCCTCAGCCTGCTCTGGACCAACTGAAACATGTCCCTGTGTGGCTCAGGTCTGTCCTTGCCATcagtggctgcctgaggcccatcTCCCTGCagtcattccccccccccccccgagccTCCTCCCTCACTGCATCTGGCTCGACCCCAACCCCCACCTCTGGCCTTTTGCTTAATCAGGAGCCACAGAGGAAAGACTCATGGGACCTGCCTGCTGAAATAGGCACATTCTTCATGAGTTGGCATAAATGCCTCCCTGCAAAGCTTGTCTGGAGCCTCGGGCCCCTCCAGGGCCCATGGCATGTCTCTGCCTCACCTTAAACACCTGACTGGCCTGCTGGcttctctcacagtcctggactGGGAGCACCTTCGGGAGCATCATGCCCCTCGTCTTTTTATTGGTCAGCGCCTGACAGTGCAGGTACTCAAACAGTGAACCTGGCCTTGACTTGATGGGGACAGTTAGGAGACATTTTTGGTCCAGGGCAGGCAAGGGGCCTGTGGGACAGTCTCTTCCAGGGGCATCTTTGCCCCAGGGCAGGGTGCCAGGGTCTCCCTGAAGTGCCAAACACCTCCAGGGGAGGGGTTGATTCCAGATACCAACAGACCTGATACCGGAGAATTCACTGGCCACCTGGTGCCCACTTCTACCCACACAGATGGGGGCCTGTGCTGGGGCCCATGGCTTGGGAGGGGCCTGCAGGTGTTCTGGGCCCAGCACTGGCTGTCTGTGTCCACAGCTTACCTCCTGGGCCACCAAATCCCAGACTGACAGCAGGGTCTCACCAACCTGCCTTCACTCCTGTGCCTGGGCAGGGTGGGCACTGGGTGCACCGGGAGCGTCAGGACTCTCACAGCCAGCGTGGAGAGACCAGAAGTGCAGTCTCGCCCCTCTTTGCTCAGCTGCAGTTTCTCCTGCTTTTCCTctgcttcccttctctccccttaGATTCGAAGggctggattctttttttttttttttttttaaagatgaccggtaaggggatcttaacccttgtcttggtgttgtcagcaccacgctcagccagcgagctaaccggccatccctatatgggatccgaacccggggccttggtgttctcaacaccgcactctcccgagtgagccacgggccggccccgaggGGCTGGATTCTTGTCCTCGAAGTGCTCCCTCCACCCGATCTCATACATACCAGGCCTGGGTTCTGAAGTGCGCCCAGGAGTAGGGGGAGAACTGGAGATGAGAGCCCGTGATGAAGTTCCTCAGAAACCTCTTCTCAGGAGCTCTGTGCAGAACCTGCTGCTTTACCTGCTGCTTCCGCTGCAGCCCCACAGTCCCCAGTCCTGCTCCCGTtatgcacgtgtgtgcacgtgcaGCGCTGAGGCAAGGTgcctcttcctcctgccctgAGGAAATGAGCACTCCTGGTCCTTGTGAAGCGCCTGCTGCTGATCCACCTCAGCAGCTCCTCCCATCTGTGGGCCTCCCATTATGGCTACTTTTATGTGTCAAcgtgactgggccacagggtgcccagatatttggtcagacattattctgggtgtttctgtgagggtgcttTTGCATGAGACTAGCATTAAAATCAGCAGCCTAACATGGGATTTGATTAACATTTTAatcagtaaagcagattgcccctcctgatgtgggtgggcctcacctAATCAATTGaagcctgaacagaacaaaaaaatggGCCCTCCCAATGTAAGGGAAAATCCTCTAGCCTTTGGAATTCACCTGTAACATGGGTTTTCCTGCCAGTCAGCCTCcaaactgaaacatcagctcttcctgtCTGCTGGGTCatggtctccagcctgctggcccacCTGCAGATTGGGTTTGCCAGCCTCTACAGTCATGAGCCAACTCTGTCatctctatatatgtatacatgtgtgtgtgtcctgTTGGTTCCgactctggagaaccctaatacacctCCCGAGAAGGTTTCTTCCTCACTGGGAGCTTGGCCCTTTCTGGCCTCGATAAGCTGGGAGGGGTGGAGGATGCAGAGGTGGTTCCCCTCTCCACTGCAGAGCTTCCCAAGCCCAGCCTATGGTGCCAGCTTCTAGGCAGGTCTTCAATGACTGAGGCCCGGCTGCATCCCTCCCAGAGGCTCCCCACCCCTCTGCTCACTGGGAAGGTCTCCACCCAGCCAGCCAGCCTGGCGGCCATGGCACAAATCTCAGAGGCCATGGGTTGCTGCCCTGGCCTCCAGTGGTACACTGACAGCTGTAACCTCTCCAGCACAGGAACAGACCTCTCTCCACATATGGCAATGTCAGAAATCAGGCCACTAAGGGCCGGAAACCAATTTATTTAAAGGGTTGAGAGAAATAACAGCACCCATGAATCAGGTCAATAATGCAAGATGGTGGCTTGAGTGTGCTGGTGGCCACAGGAAGCTCATCGGTTATCTGAGGATCCTTTTCTCAAATGTCCAGTGGGGTCATGGGTGCTTGGCAGCTGGCCAAGCTCAGGATGCCTGGGGCCCTCTAGTCCTCACAGAGAGGAGAGGAATCTCCCTGTAAGtggaggggcaggagaggggcTGGGCTCCAACCTGGCTGAGCGTTCATGGAGGAGGACCTTGAGAGTAGGTGTGGCTGGAGACTCTCCAGGCCTCAGAGTCCAGAGGAAGGTGGTTTTAACTTGGTTGTGGGGGCAGAAGAGGAGGGAGGTTGAGGTTAGAGAACCCATCCCTGTTCTGGGCAGGGAAGCTCTTGGGGACCATGGAGATTCCCAGTGTGAAGGGATGTGCCCCCTCCCTAGCTACAACCCTGGCTGACTCCTGAGTTGACCAGGGCCATGGGTAGCTGGCCACTGTGGAGATGGTCTGCGTGGCCTGGCTAGAGAACCTAGTGCAGGAGCTTTGAGCCAGGAGCAAAGACAGTGGAGAGCAGAGTTGGGTGGGCAGGACATGTCAGTCCTTGCCTGCCGGGGCCAGGCTGCGGGGGAGCAGCTTGGTATGTCCAGAAGGGGATAGAGGTGCCCCAGCAGGGGGGTCCAGCTTCATCTTGTCCAGGACAGTTTTCTTGATGGCAGCTGGTGAGACCTTCTCCTGGTCAGCCATGGACTGCAGCTCCCTGAAAAGGCAGTGAGGAGTCAGGTCTGGGGCTCAGCCTCCTTCCAGAACCTAAGGGTTCATGGGGGATGAAGGAGCAAAGCCCACAGCTCCCAGCACCTGCTAGCCCCAGGCAGTGCCATCAcccctacctcagggcctttgcacctgcagTGCCCCCTGCCAGCTACGCCTCCCATACATACACTCAGCTGCACGGCTCCCTCTTGCCACCCAAGCCGGCTCAGAGGTCACCGCATCTACTGCAGTGCCCCCAGATCCCAAGCCCTCACTGCCTGACTGACTACAGGACGAATGTTTACGCCTTCCCCATCTCCCTGGCAGGCCCTACATCCTAGCCTTTTGTCATGTAGTAGCACTCAGAGAAGTCTGTGGGCACCGTGGTGAGAAAGACGCCATCTGTCCATCCCACAGACCTGACCTTGCGGGACAGCAACTCCAGCCCTGGCTATGCTTTTGCCCAGCTGCGGGATCCCAGGCAAAACATCAAACTCTGCACCCATCTCCTgctctttggttttctttcaacTCTCATCCAGCATTCCTCTTGCCAGAATGCTGCTACGTGCCTTGTTAGTCTAACCCCCCAGCGAGGCCAGGAGGCAGACCTAACCTGGCCCATAGAGGTTCCCCAGAGTGCTGCCACCCCACGGGCCTGGCTCCCTGGCTGGATGATGATCCTGGCTATGATAATGATGAAACCACATAGGCACACATGAGAGCACAGGGGAGGCCTCCAGCTGCATATGTGTATGTCCCTTCCTCACAGGACGATGGAGGGTGGTGAGGGGCACCGCAAACTGTGACCCTGGAGAAGTGTTGGACCCCCAGTGTCCCGCCCAGCGCCAGGCCAGAGCTCATATACTATCTCAGTGAATGACAGCACTGATGCGTGCCAGGCCAAGGGCTCTGGTGTGCTGGGTGGGCAGccaggggagggggcagcagCGGGGGCCCACCGTGTGCGGATGCAGGAGGCCTCCACGGCATTGATGAGCAGGGAACGGAAGCCACCACTCTCCAGCACATGCAAGGCATGGATGGTGGCCCCACCAGGAGAGCAGACATTATCTTTGAGCTGGCCTGGGTGCTGTTCTGAGTCCAGTAGCATCTTGGCGGCTCCCTGTAGCCAGAGACGGGGGCTGATGGCTGTGAGGCACCCACCTGCCTCTGCGGGGTGCTACCCAAGCCACTGTAGCACCCACTGACTCCCCACCCATCCACTCCCAGGACACCAGCAGAGGGCCAGGAAACACACTGACCAGGAGGGCCTGCGCCCCGAGACGTACTGCCAGGCGCCTTGGAAGTCCCATCTTCACACCCCCATCAGCCAGAGCATCTAGAGCTGTGAACGCCTGCGGGGAGAGGGCACCCTAAGCCGCTGTCCCGGCCTCTCTTCCTCTACCTCTGGGCAATGCCCTCGGGAGCCTGGAGCAGGAAGGTCATCAGGGAAGGGCAAAGGGCCAATTCTCGCAGCCTTGGAGCCCCACCTGGCCTTCCGAGGGGAGCAGGAGCAGACGTGCCCTGACGTGCTAGGAACCACCGCCGCCCACCCACTCTCCTTCCCTCCAGTCCTCACGTAGGCAGGGCCGCTTCCGCTAAGCCCTGTGACCGCATCAATCAGGTCCTCCTCCACCTCTGTGCAGAAGCCCACGCTGCCGAGGAGCTGCTCCAGGAGCCTGCCGTCCTCCACCTGGGCGTGTGTGCCCGTGGCGTACACAGTGGCCCCCTCTCGCACCACGACTGGGGTGTTGGTCATGCAGCGGATGACCTTGGGGGCTGGCTGAAATGCCATCAGCTTCTGCAGGAGAAACCGTCTGTATCCACCCTAGCCTCAGCCATCCTGCCCTCACCCCAGCTGAGCATTTCCTGAGTTCTCACCGTGGACCGGGCCGCTGCACCCCTTCCCAGATGGAACTCCCGACCGCTCTGCAGACAATCCACCCTCTCTTCAAACCCTGCTGGGCCCAGCCGGCAGTGCCCACCTTCTCAATGGAGCTGATGGTGACACCAGCTGCACAGGACACCACGATGTGCCTGTCCTCGATGTCGGCGCCAATCTCATCCAAGATGAAGGGGATGATGTGAGGCTTCACAGCCAGGAAGAGCACGTCACTGTGCTGCACCGTCTCCTTGTTGTGGGGTGTCAGGTTCACCCCCATTTTCTGCGGGGAGTGCCGACGTGGGCTCGGCCTGACCCTGTGGCTGTCTGGCCCCACCTAGCCTTGCCCTCTCTTCCCCCCCAGGCCCCACACATAGAACAGCACGGAGGCTGctggggtgtgggtgtgggtgggcagGCTGCGGGCTCAGGACATGGAGCTCCGACCCCCTCAACCACCCTACACTCCCAGAAGGGGAGAGGCATTCTGCTCTGGAATGTGTCCCGTTTACAGACAGAAAACGGACACTCTATCCATGCCATAGCCCTGGCCCATTCTTACTTGGGCCCCTGCCCTCCAGGTGTGAGTGGTGGTGTGGGCTGTGGTCGCAAGCTGCCCCACTCTTGGATCTGAAACTCTAATGAAGCCATGGCGAACTGAAGCTGGGTTCAGCCCCTGCGGGTGTCCGGATTGGCCTCCACACTGTGGGCCCCCCCCATGGTAGCCCTTACTCAAACGTTAATGTGGGGAACCCCATTCCAGACCAACCAACAGCCCTGCCATCAGCTGTACACGGGCGCAGCAGCCAGGTCCTGAGAGCCTTGCGGGGTGAGAAAGCAGGGTCTCTCCCTCACTGGGGTAGGGGGCCGGGACACAGCACCTCCCCAGCCCCCCAATGTCAGCACTGCCACAGATCCACCCCCAACACACTGGACACACTGACGGGCCCTGCAGGGACGTAGTCTTCCATCTACCCCCGACCCTGCACCTACCCTGAGAGCAGAGACCGTGGCTAGGTCCATGTCAGGGGAGCTGGCCACGATCTTGTGGGCAGCCAGGACACCTGCAGGGACAGGGTTCCTCCCTTAAGGCCAGATCTAGCAGCCCTGCCTCACATGCCCAGGAAGGTGAATGAAAAGAAGCCCCGACCCCAAACGCTGGACAGCAACATCTGCCGACCCCAAACATATGGAAGCTGCCCTTTCCACGGGACTCGGGCCCGTAACCCCGCGCCCCAccctctgcccagcccctcccactgGGCCCCCTCCCTTGCCCCGGGGCCTACCTGCTGCCGTGAAGCCCCTGGCCAGGGCAAAGGCCAGCTGGCCAGCCCCGATGAAGCCCACGCTCATGCCGGCCGCGGCCTCGCCCGCAGCGCTCACAGCTGGCGCCGGCTGTGCAGGAGCAGCTGCGGGACCAGCCCGGCCGGAGGGAGAGCGAGGAGTCAGGTGGGGGTGCCAGGCCCGGCCACCCTCCCCTCCGCTGCGGGACAGCCACGCCTCGGCCCCCGCCCCGAGCTGCGGTCCCGGCTTGCTGCCGCGGCTCCCGAACCCTCCTCTGGAAGGGGTCCGGGAGTCGCAGGGGGAAGAGACCGGGGATGCGGAGGGGCCCGGCGAGGACCCGGCGCCGCCGCCCACCAGCCCCCGAGCGCGACCCCAGTCCAGTCACCCCGGCGCAGGTCTCCCTCAGCCAGCAGCGCCGCGCCCGCCACGCGGCACCCGCGCCCCGCCGGGCCCGCCCCGCCGCCCCAGCCAATCCGGGCACCGCCGCCGGGCCCCGGCCAACCGGGAGGAGGGGGGCGGGCGGTTGCATCATCCGCGGCTCAAGCCACGCCCCCCGCGCCCGCGCCTCGGTCCTGCTGGACCCCCTCCCCCCGCGCCCCGGACCTGCTGGACCCGGTCCCCCCGCGCCCCAGACCTGCTGGACCCCTCCCCACGCGCCCCCCGCGCCCCGGACCTGTTGGACCCCGCCCCTCGCGCCCCGGTCCTGCTGGACCCCCGCCCCCGCGCCCCAGACCTGCTGGACCCCGTCCCCCCGCGCCCCAGACCTGCTGGACCCCGTCCCCCCGCGCCCCGGACCTGCTGGACCCCGTCCCCCCGC contains these protein-coding regions:
- the PYCR1 gene encoding pyrroline-5-carboxylate reductase 1, mitochondrial, with translation MSVGFIGAGQLAFALARGFTAAGVLAAHKIVASSPDMDLATVSALRKMGVNLTPHNKETVQHSDVLFLAVKPHIIPFILDEIGADIEDRHIVVSCAAGVTISSIEKKLMAFQPAPKVIRCMTNTPVVVREGATVYATGTHAQVEDGRLLEQLLGSVGFCTEVEEDLIDAVTGLSGSGPAYAFTALDALADGGVKMGLPRRLAVRLGAQALLGAAKMLLDSEQHPGQLKDNVCSPGGATIHALHVLESGGFRSLLINAVEASCIRTRELQSMADQEKVSPAAIKKTVLDKMKLDPPAGAPLSPSGHTKLLPRSLAPAGKD